The proteins below are encoded in one region of Lactuca sativa cultivar Salinas chromosome 3, Lsat_Salinas_v11, whole genome shotgun sequence:
- the LOC111912966 gene encoding LOW QUALITY PROTEIN: 1-aminocyclopropane-1-carboxylate synthase 3 (The sequence of the model RefSeq protein was modified relative to this genomic sequence to represent the inferred CDS: inserted 1 base in 1 codon): MLSSKVTCNSHGQDSSYFLGWEEYEKNPYDEVKNPNGIIQMGLAENQLSFDLLESWLQKNPEIAAFKKHNNDQSIFKELALFQDYHGLPAFKNALVRFMSEIRGNTVTFDPNNLVLTAGATSANETLMFCIAXPGDAILIPTPYYPGFDRDLKWRTGAEIVPIHCSSLNGFRITKPALEDAYKQAEKQNLKVKGVLVTNPSNPLGTSLSLHELDLLVNFISTKNIHLISDEIYSGTVFSYPSFTSIMEVLKNRNLMNTEIAKRVHIVYSLSKDLGLPGFRIGAIYSNDERVVSAATKMSSFGLISSQTQYLLSEILSDKKFTKTYLSENRRRLKQRHEKLVKGLQKTGIRCLQSNAGLYCWVDMRQLLSSDTFEGEMELWLKIVYEVGLNISPGSSCHCSEPGWFRICFANMSEETLAVAMQRVKLFVESIVKKNTQSRHQQLLKRDSRRSKSLPKWVFELSFDHQREVGDER; this comes from the exons ATGTTGTCATCAAAGGTCACATGCAACTCTCATGGACAAGATTCATCGTACTTCCTCGGATGGGAAGAATACGAAAAGAATCCCTACGACGAAGTTAAGAATCCCAATGGAATCATCCAAATGGGTCTCGCCGAGAATCAACTCTCCTTTGATCTTCTTGAATCATGGCTCCAGAAAAATCCAGAGATAGCAGCTTTCAAGAAACATAATAACGATCAATCTATCTTTAAAGAACTTGCTCTCTTTCAAGATTACCATGGCCTTCCTGCCTTCAAGAAT GCTTTAGTCCGCTTCATGTCGGAGATACGAGGAAACACAGTTACTTTTGATCCGAACAACCTTGTACTGACAGCAGGTGCAACCTCGGCTAACGAGACGCTAATGTTTTGCATAG AACCCGGCGACGCGATTCTCATTCCGACACCATATTATCCAGG GTTTGATAGAGATCTAAAATGGAGAACTGGAGCTGAAATTGTTCCAATCCATTGTTCAAGTTTGAATGGTTTCAGAATTACAAAACCTGCTCTTGAAGATGCTTACAAACAAGCAGAAAAACAGAACCTCAAAGTCAAGGGTGTTTTGGTGACAAATCCTTCGAACCCATTAGGCACTTCGTTGAGCTTGCATGAGCTCGATCTACTCGTCAACTTTATCTCAACGAAAAATATCCACCTCATTAGCGACGAAATTTACTCAGGTACTGTGTTTAGCTATCCAAGCTTTACTAGTATCATGGAGGTTTTAAAAAACAGAAACCTCATGAACACTGAAATCGCGAAAAGAGTTCACATTGTTTATAGTCTCTCTAAAGATCTTGGACTCCCTGGTTTTCGAATTGGAGCTATTTACTCCAACGATGAGCGTGTTGTATCTGCTGCAACGAAAATGTCTAGCTTCGGTTTGATCTCTTCTCAGACTCAGTATTTATTGTCGGAGATCCTTTCTGACAAGAAGTTCACAAAAACTTATCTTTCTGAGAACCGAAGAAGATTGAAGCAAAGACATGAAAAGCTTGTAAAGGGGCTTCAGAAAACAGGGATTCGGTGTCTTCAAAGCAATGCTGGTTTGTATTGTTGGGTGGATATGAGGCAGCTTTTGAGCTCAGATACTTTCGAAGGTGAAATGGAGCTTTGGTTGAAGATTGTTTATGAAGTTGGGTTGAACATTTCACCGGGTTCATCGTGCCATTGTAGTGAACCGGGTTGGTTTAGGATTTGCTTTGCAAACATGTCGGAGGAAACCCTAGCAGTCGCCATGCAACGTGTGAAGTTGTTTGTAGAGTCCATAGTTAAGAAAAATACTCAGAGTCGTCATCAACAGTTACTTAAGAGAGATTCAAGAAGATCGAAGTCGCTACCCAAATGGGTTTTTGAACTATCGTTTGATCACCAACGGGAAGTGGGTGATGAACGTTAG